From the genome of Bubalus bubalis isolate 160015118507 breed Murrah chromosome 2, NDDB_SH_1, whole genome shotgun sequence, one region includes:
- the SMIM29 gene encoding small integral membrane protein 29 isoform X2, whose translation MSNTTVPNAPQADSDSMVMYIQKRKRVDRLRHHLLPMYSYDPAEELHEAEQELLSDVGDPKVVHGWQSGYQHKRMPLLDVKT comes from the exons ATGAGTAACACCACAGTGCCCAATGCCCCGCAGGCCGACAGCGACTCCATG GTGATGTACATCCAGAAGAGAAAACG GGTGGACCGGCTTCGCCATCACCTGCTCCCCATGTACAGCTACGACCCTGCCGAGGAGCTGCACGAGGCTGAGCAGGAGCTGCTCTCAGATGTGGGGGACCCCAAG GTGGTCCACGGCTGGCAGAGTGGCTACCAGCACAAGCGGATGCCCTTGCTGGATGTCAAGACGTGA
- the SMIM29 gene encoding small integral membrane protein 29 isoform X1 yields MSNTTVPNAPQADSDSMVGYVLGPFFLITLVGVVVAVVMYIQKRKRVDRLRHHLLPMYSYDPAEELHEAEQELLSDVGDPKVVHGWQSGYQHKRMPLLDVKT; encoded by the exons ATGAGTAACACCACAGTGCCCAATGCCCCGCAGGCCGACAGCGACTCCATGGTGGGCTATGTGTTGGGACCCTTCTTCCTCATCACCCTGGTCGGGGTGGTGGTGGCTGTG GTGATGTACATCCAGAAGAGAAAACG GGTGGACCGGCTTCGCCATCACCTGCTCCCCATGTACAGCTACGACCCTGCCGAGGAGCTGCACGAGGCTGAGCAGGAGCTGCTCTCAGATGTGGGGGACCCCAAG GTGGTCCACGGCTGGCAGAGTGGCTACCAGCACAAGCGGATGCCCTTGCTGGATGTCAAGACGTGA
- the HMGA1 gene encoding high mobility group protein HMG-I/HMG-Y isoform X2 has product MSESSSKSSQPLASKQEKDGAEKRGRGRPRKQPPKEPSEVPTPKRPRGRPKGSKNKGAAKTRKTTTTPGRKPRGRPKKLEKEEEEGISQESSEEEQ; this is encoded by the exons ATGAGCGAGTCGAGCTCGAAGTCCAGCCAGCCCCTGGCCTCCAAGCAGGAGAAGGACGGCGCTGAGAAGCGCGGGCGGGGCCGGCCTCGCAAGCAGCCTCCG AAGGAGCCCAGTGAAGTGCCAACACCTAAGAGACCTCGGGGCCGACCGAAGGGGAGCAAAAACAAGGGTGCCGCCAAGACCCGG AAAACCACCACAACTCCAGGGAGAAAACCAAGGGGCAGACCCAAAAAACTG gagaaggaggaagaggagggcatCTCGCAGGAGTCCTCAGAGGAAGAGCAGTGA
- the HMGA1 gene encoding high mobility group protein HMG-I/HMG-Y isoform X1 — protein MGGNPAIRPELQAWPFIPALAPQPRPTPWPGFGASPRPHLWPGLRLFSPRGPACPPPPQTGFSALLGSVGTSPFDSPFHFFLNWGFYFAGRARREAAFFLSPARARFPAPRRAWVPPLAGSGAGCTLVAVHAVGGHRFPAPAPAACAPPPAHSGPSSLRPTCNGRAQTLAESPRARVWSRGDRGFTSRQAFGEVPAPHERRHQREGSRLTPAQPWLLACSADEGR, from the exons ATGGGCGGGAACCCCGCAATTCGGCCTGAACTCCAGGCTTGGCCTTTTATCCCGGCGCTCGCTCCGCAGCCGAGGCCGACTCCCTGGCCTGGGTTTGGGGCTTCACCCCGACCCCACCTCTGGCCTGGCCTGCGTCTCTTCAGCCCCCGGGGCCCGGCCTGCCCTCCGCCCCCACAAActggtttctctgctttgctGGGCTCTGTTGGAACTAGTCCCTTTGACTCCccgtttcatttttttttaaactggggctTTTATTTTGCGGGGAGGGCGCGGAGGGAGGCGGCTTTCTTCCTCTCCCCCGCGCGCGCCAGGTTTCCTGCCCCAAGGCGGGCTTGGGTGCCCCCTCTGGCAGGAAGTGGGGCCGGGTGCACCCTCGTGGCGGTGCATGCGGTCGGAGGGCACCGGTTTCCCGCGCCTGCACCCGCGGCCTGCGCCCCTCCCCCCGCGCACTCCGGCCCCTCGTCCCTCCGGCCGACCTGCAACGGCCGGGCGCAGACACTTGCAGAGTCACCCAGGGCGCGGGTCTGGAGTAGGGGCGACAGGGGCTTTACCAGCCGCCAGGCGT TTGGAGAAGTCCCTGCCCCTCATGAGAGGAGGCATCAAAGAGAAGGATCCCGTCTGACTCCAG CCCAGCCGTGGCTCCTCGCCTGCTCTGCTGACGAGGGAAGATGA